DNA from Phaeodactylum tricornutum CCAP 1055/1 chromosome 30, whole genome shotgun sequence:
TGGCGGGGATGACGCGAGGAACGGCGCCGTGAAAAGAAAATAGGTCATACAGATGTTGACTTGGAAAAGCCGCCTACCGTCTTTAGGAATACAGTACGCACGACGTACATATAGATTGTTACTGTACAAATATTTTCTAGTTTTACATTACAAGTCACCCTTGTTGTCCTACTGTCGCAAATACAGCAAACCCCCAATTGCCGCCGCCACAACGATTGGAACTCCCAGCAAAATTGCTTTCGAAGCATTCTTCGAAGGCGTCGGGGCAGCACTGCTTCCGAATCCTTGCATGCGTTGCTTGCCAGTAACTGTTGGTTTCGGTTTCCGAGGTGGCAATAGCGTCGGCTCCGTTATTCCTTCGACACGGGCTTGCAACCGACAACGATATAGCTCGGCCACATCGTTGTCATACTTGTCGCGGACACTGGTATCCGCGTCCACCGGTACGCCGTGCTCTTGCAAATACGTTCGACAGCGATCGTTTCCTCCCAATCTCATATACTGTAGTTGCTGGTCGGTCCAAGCATCCATATGGACTGATCGCACAAAGGAAATGTGCGTACCTAGGCCCCTGTTATGGACAAAAAATGATAGATTTTTCAATACAATGACAAATTTTTCTGTGAGCCAACGTCTCGGCGCGAGCTCTATCTTCTCTGATGATGTAGATAGGTAAGAAGCTACCGGAGACTTACCTATGTTTACCACTACAATCGGTGCAAAACAAGATTCCGAGCTTCGGTGATCCCCAGTTCGGGTTGACCGCCCCACAGTCAGCACACACACTATTTCCGGGCATGCTGAGCAGCTCGGCATAGTCAGCCGTCTTCATTTCGTACACCGTGTTGCTGGCTGTGTTCAGTTCTTTCTCATAAATTGCCATCGTTTTCACGCAATGGAGGCTTGTCAACCTCGAACTTGATCGAATTGAAGCGACTCGTGGCGGTTCAGAGGGCGTTGTCGAGCGACGTTGAGCGAAGACTTCTCTACCTGTGAAGAAAACAGAGGAAAGTCAAGTACTAGTTGGATTGCTTCGACGCATACGATAGAGTGTCAAGCAATAATCCTGCGATGCGATTTGTGTGGGATTTTTCGAATCATTTATTCTACCGGCTTTGTCTACAGTAGTTGGTTTAATATCCACTACTTTGAAATTCCGAGTTCCCTACCTTTCACAATCGGCAAAATTCGAACGGAGCGATTTTCTGTTGTATGGTCAATAGGAATCCAACCACAAGGATTATGTCTCGCAATCATGTAACAAATGTCATCTTGACCTTATTTAAATATGTTATATGTATGGAAAAGGCCTCAGCAATGTTGAGGTGTTTTTCATgcaagacgacgaaatgggAGCTATCCAATCTAGTGGGAACCGATGAGGGTCAACGCGACAACCGAATATATCACGACAGTCATTGACGGAGATGTTTTCTGATAATCTTCACTTCATAGATCTTGGACTGTACGCCaagtattgactgtgagcgctTATAGCTAATTTTGTTCTGTGCTGAGGTGTAGTAGAGAAGGAAAAATCTGAAAAGAATCGCTGAGCAGAAGGTTTAACATTGCATATAGTGGCTGCGCAAAGGAGGTACCCCAGGTGGACAAGGTTGAGCCAGGTAGCAAGCAGACTAACATTAGAAATTCTTAAAATCTCGATCGAGTAGCTGCCATTATCTCATGTCCATAAGTAGGTTGGATATATTGAGGAAACTTCTGAAGGGCCAAAGTAAAATTGTCCGAGCATCCGACGGGATAGACGTGGCGGCTAAGATGACTCAGGCATCAGAACCTATAGAAAAACAGCATATCAGTGAACAATAAGTCATATTCGGTATAACTCATAGTGGCGGTTTGTTGATCTACAATGTGACTGTGATCGGCAAATCAACCCAACGTTAATAGCCGGGACCGATTTCATTTTCGAATTCATCCGCATTCTCAGTCCTGCATGATATAAAATATCGGCACCTCGATTGAAAAGACCCATAAGAAAATGTTGAAAATGGATTACTATGGCCAAAATGATCATAGATCTGAATCAATCTATCCATCCAACGACAGACTCCAATATGCTTCGAGATCCCATAATATCGACCTACATTGTGAATTTGACAGCTTTCCAGCAGATATACTAAGAGGATTTTTAAAAAACGAGAAGCACCTGATGAGTTTGGCTTTTACTTCAGAAATCTCAGTCTTGGTATTGTGACTGAAGACCAGTTCAAAATCCTTTCAGATTATTTGACTTTTGTTCTTAATAAAGGCTCAGAAAGCCTACTTAACGAAAGTGGCTGACTTGGCAGTTAGAAGGCGAGCAACATACCTGCGAAGATGCTCGGTGAATTGCACCTACCCTGAGTGAGCTCGGTTGGTAAGCACACAAATTCTCCGACAGAATACAATCGATTGACTCCAGCAATGGCTAGCCACAGCATTCAGACTCGCACTGATGCCTACAAATGTGTTATTGCACTCAACAATATCGGAGTATCGCTAATGGAACGTGGAGCATATCTACAGGCCGCGCAAACCTTTAAGGAGGCCGTGGTTGCTCTGCAATTGGCGATGCGAGTGGGCCTTCCTCTAGACTTCGACGAACAACACGCCGTCAGCTTGGCCGCAATTCATGAATCTGTCCGTTCCGCTTACCAACGAGTCGCAAAATCCGTGCTTTCGTCTGTCGCTACAAGAACCGAATGCTTGCATGCCCCCGAAGTTTCGGTCAGATCAATTTCCAACGATGAATGGGATCCTATCGTAATGAAGTCGATTCTCGCTGACTCCGAGCATTCTTTTTTTTCGAATCCCCTGTGCATTCGCATTGAACCCTCCACATGCGGATTCGAGCAAGAGTTAGGCGACTGCGAGCTCAATGCAGCTATCTTATTGCAAAATTTTGGTGTCGCTCAAATGTGCTTGCTAGCGACAACATCAATACGAGAAAAAACTTGCCGGTATCAGAGTGGCGCCATGAAACTCTTTCGAATCGCCCATAcgatccttttgcaacacCGTGGTGTCATCGAGCACAACGAGAATGATCAGTTGCACACCACTTTAATGATTACGTCCGCTACAACGCTCAATAGCCTCGGCCAACTGCTCTTGCTCGGAAAccgcgaagaagaagcctCACAAGTTTCGGCCAATCTGGCAGCTTTGGTGGATTCCGTGACGGAAACCGAAAACCTTCTGGGCCACGAATACTATTTAAAAACCAGCCGCTCGGCAGCTGCAGCATAGTAGATATGGGATAAAAATAGTTCAATTTTCTAGCAGGCTTGCGCATTTGCTAGCGACACACACGTTACGTAGATTTGATTCACAGACCtgccttgactgtgaaatagCGTTTCTGTATTTCATAGTCAGGCCCTGTCGGCCAATCGGTGAAAAGAGTTTTCATATATTTTTCAAGGAAACAGAACATCTGATGTAGGACAGTCCGCTCGAATGctgtcatttccttcttaTCTATACCGTTTCGTGCGTCAGATTCTCTGTATATTGAATTTCATACGAAGCAGACTGTTCGCTGTGGTGCATCCGATTTTATCAGAGGATTGGATGACCCACAAGTACCTATTTGAAGACATATTtaattgattgtgaaacaAATGTTTCTGATAATGAAACCATGTGTTCTGATTACTTATTGTTGCATAACGAATCCGTCAAGGATCGAACGGCTTTTTCAACCACGCGCGAGTGACGCACGATCCCATACACGCGACTGTTTCGTTTCGTGAAGAGTCTGTCATCGACCGCAGCAAAACCAGTGACTCACTGTCTTGCCAACGGATTGGTCGGCGTGAGCTGGGTTTGAAGTCCGCAGGATCGGCACCCGTTGCTCGGCTCTCGTGATCGCGCGTCCTTCCCTTCTTTGGCGTGTGGCGTGTCCTTTCCTCGTCGAATGCCGTACGAGAGAGGAGTAGCCAGTCAGAAAAGGACTCAAGCTTGGTGTTCTGTATCCCCAATTTTCCTCTCCTGCGTGTGTTGTACATTTCATCGCTTTGTGAGATCCAAATATCGACTCACTCTTTTCAGGATCAGCTACAAGCCATTAACCTTCTGTAGCTTGTAGCTACCCCCTTGATATTCGTATTCAAGGCTAAAAAGTATGAAATTTCTCCATTCTGCTCTGATAGTTTTGACATCGGCTTCGGCGTCGTCTGCGTTTACCGCTACCAATGTTCCGCTGAAAAGACCTACCGTCTACAATAAAAGCAGTTTTTCTGCTTATCGCAGTACGGCTCTTCGGTCAGCGGTTGCCCCGAAGATTTCATCCGTCAATGGAAAGCAGCAGGTTCCACAACAAACAGAATCAGCAAAAAAAATGTGGCTTATGATTGCGATGAAGACGCCAACTGCGTCATCGTCGACGCATGCGACGACGAACAATGCCGAACTTCGCTCGACGTTCGCATTCACGGAAAATGGTATGATCTCTCCGGCTGGCGCAAGGCTCACCCTGCTGGAGCCCACTGGATTGACTGGTACGATGGCCGCGATGCTACCGAAGTTATGGATGCCTTTCATTCCGAAAAAGGACGCGCTATGTACAAGCGCTTGCCTGCCAGCTCTACTGAAAGTGTCGCCATGTTGGAAACTACTATTGCTCCTGACAGTTCCACACAAATTGCTTTTCGCCAACTACGAGACGATCTGGAAAAGGAGGGTTGGTGGAAACGTGACATGGTGCACGAATTTACGCAGCTTGGTATTTGGGCCTCGCTCGTGGTCGGTGCCGCCGTAACTGCACATTCAGCCCCTCCACTTGCTACTTTTTTGTTGGGACTTTCAATGACGGCAGCCGGTTGGTTGGGCCACGATTTCATTCACGGCGTTGACTCGTTCACCGATCGCCTCCGGAATTTTGCCGGTGTTGCCGCTGGTCTCGGGCCTACCTGGTGGTCCGACAAGCACAACAAGCATCACGCTTTGACCAATGAACAAGGCGTAGATGAGGATATTGCTACGGATCCTTTCTTATTCACGTGGGCGCCGGATCCTAAGGATGATTCACCCTTGCGCAAAATCCAGCACTTGATTTTCTGGGTTCCATTCTCGGCACTTTTTGCGCTGTGGCGTGTCGATACCATGCAGGTAGTAATTGAAGCCGTCGAAAACAAGCGTGTCGGGGCAAAAGGTGAACTGTATGGACTTTTACTGCACTATGCTGTGTTGTTTACTGTCTTTCCGGTCACTGTCTGGCTTCCCGCGATCTTTTTGAGCGGAC
Protein-coding regions in this window:
- a CDS encoding predicted protein — its product is MASHSIQTRTDAYKCVIALNNIGVSLMERGAYLQAAQTFKEAVVALQLAMRVGLPLDFDEQHAVSLAAIHESVRSAYQRVAKSVLSSVATRTECLHAPEVSVRSISNDEWDPIVMKSILADSEHSFFSNPLCIRIEPSTCGFEQELGDCELNAAILLQNFGVAQMCLLATTSIREKTCRYQSGAMKLFRIAHTILLQHRGVIEHNENDQLHTTLMITSATTLNSLGQLLLLGNREEEASQVSANLAALVDSVTETENLLGHEYYLKTSRSAAAA
- a CDS encoding predicted protein — protein: MKFLHSALIVLTSASASSAFTATNFFCLSQYGSSVSGCPEDFIRQWKAAGSTTNRISKKNVAYDCDEDANCVIVDACDDEQCRTSLDVRIHGKWYDLSGWRKAHPAGAHWIDWYDGRDATEVMDAFHSEKGRAMYKRLPASSTESVAMLETTIAPDSSTQIAFRQLRDDLEKEGWWKRDMVHEFTQLGIWASLVVGAAVTAHSAPPLATFLLGLSMTAAGWLGHDFIHGVDSFTDRLRNFAGVAAGLGPTWWSDKHNKHHALTNEQGVDEDIATDPFLFTWAPDPKDDSPLRKIQHLIFWVPFSALFALWRVDTMQVVIEAVENKRVGAKGELYGLLLHYAVLFTVFPVTVWLPAIFLSGLMSALIVTPTHQSEEMFETYQPDWVTAQFQSTRNAVTTNPFSEWLWGGMQYQLEHHLFPSMPRNRYPALRERLIQFAADNKIPGGYRESGEFEILRMNWNLYKSVAEADAVPGAPPTRGRLGQQGAIRETNSPAAQQEKAKIDQTVAKGNGPALESV
- a CDS encoding predicted protein; translation: MAIYEKELNTASNTVYEMKTADYAELLSMPGNSVCADCGAVNPNWGSPKLGILFCTDCSGKHRGLGTHISFVRSVHMDAWTDQQLQYMRLGGNDRCRTYLQEHGVPVDADTSVRDKYDNDVAELYRCRLQARVEGITEPTLLPPRKPKPTVTGKQRMQGFGSSAAPTPSKNASKAILLGVPIVVAAAIGGLLYLRQ